A genomic segment from Danio aesculapii chromosome 17, fDanAes4.1, whole genome shotgun sequence encodes:
- the LOC130244136 gene encoding adhesion G-protein coupled receptor G2-like, producing the protein MGAIISNLTNNIEMTIKLKTSVGNVSCTSWDGNGNLEWTTFGCETEMLNNYTIKCSCSHLTFFAVLMSVPNANAVAPYLDSLTLISSIGCGISVFFLAIALFMHFLLRKAKSNQATKILINILVALFLLNVSFLSNESVANSGDKNACVFIALLMHYSMLTTFTCSSFKLFICTYGSSDRTSLSQTT; encoded by the exons ATGGGAGCCATTATCTCCAACCTCACCAATAATATTGAAATGACTATTAAACTGAAGACTTCG GTCGGTAATGTGTCATGCACATCTTGGGATGGCAATG GGAATCTTGAGTGGACAACGTTTGGCTGTGAGACAGAAATGCTCAACAATTACACCATAAAGTGTTCATGTTCACATCTGACTTTCTTTGCAGTGCTGATG TCTGTGCCTAATGCAAACGCTGTAGCACCGTATCTGGATTCACTGACCCTCATCTCTTCTATTGGCTGCGGGATCTCTGTGTTTTTTCTGGCCATCGCTCTGTTCATGCATTTCCTGCTGCG GAAAGCCAAATCCAATCAGGCCACAAAGATCCTGATCAACATATTAGTGGCCCTTTTTCTCCTGAATGTGTCTTTTCTGTCAAACGAGAGCGTGGCAAACTCAGGAGACAAGAATGCTTGTGTCTTCATAGCACTGCTAATGCATTACTCCATGCTGACCACATTCACCTGTTCTTCATTCAAGCTCTTCATATGTACTTATGGCTCATCCGACAGAACGTCTCTATCACAAACTACATGA